The Hordeum vulgare subsp. vulgare chromosome 4H, MorexV3_pseudomolecules_assembly, whole genome shotgun sequence genomic interval gcgggacggttcgcggggcggatcgagggacgtgaggaagttccactacatcaaccgcgttcactaacgcttctgctgtgcggtctacaagggtacgtagatcgaacatcccctctcgtagatggacatcaccatgataggtcttcgtgagcgtaggaaaaattttgtttcccatgcaacgttccccaacactctcctcccttggctcgCTCGAAccctcttggaggaggaggcaaggcaaccctccctcctattcctcctatatatagtggaggttttgagggcaaactaGACCAGaaaaagccacgtgttgccctctcctctatagatcgtctccctcgtctagattagtccggcGTAGCTTGGTGAAGTCctgttggattagttcaccaccaccaccatcacgtcgtcgtgctggagaactcatctatctctacgcccctcttgctggatcaagaaggcggtgatcgtcatcgagttgtacgtgtgctgaacgcgaaggtgtcgttcgtttgacactagatcaggatggattgttatgggatcgcgggacggatcatgatgagatcgcgtaacgggctgcgatttggatcgcgaagatgttccactacatcaaccgcgttatatacgcttccgcttagcgatctacaagggtatgtagattcactctcccctctcgtaaatgatcatcaccatgcataGGTATCGCGTGTGCGCAGGGAAAaaatgtttcccatgcaacgtttcccaacaatgGTATCTTTCCAAATGCAAATTTACTCATCAATGTCACAATGTGGCTGGCCGCAATTCCATATGCAAGAACTTGAACCATCATGGTAGACTTCATCAGTGGACTTGCATCGATTTTTCCAGTTGCAATTCTAAGCTCGCACAAGGATCATGCCCCTTCATGTCGCATTAACATCCCCTCTTCCCTTCGAATGATCGTGACGAGTGCCATCTGaaaatcgtcatcatcatcttcttcttcctcctcctccaacaaaGAGTCATAAGAAAACTCTTCACATAGCCTCTTCATATATACATCGCAAAGCCCAACGATCAAATTCAATGCATAATTAAGATAAACTGAGAAAAGGCAGAGAAAAATACCTCCAGGGCAATTTGTCAAACTCTTATGGGTATGGAGAGGTGAGTGTCGCGGTTGTCGTTATTGGTGCGTCAATGAGTCTACCAAAGACGAAGGCAATGCAAGGGGGAAGAAGTGGATGCGGTAGGAACCAATTCTCGTTCTTGTCATCGACCAACACGACGACGAAGAAGCTCGAGATAGCTCAGCTCCCGCTCAAGTGCATTTGACAAGGAGGGGCCTAGGTGAACGCCGAGAGCTTTCATGCGGGTCGTTTTTGGCCTCCTGCTCCTCTAGTGGATGCTACCTCACAGGGGCGTTGTTGCCGGTTCTGGGATGGAGCTTGGGTTGGCGATAATGCTTCCATGAGCGGGGGAGGCTGGCTGGGAGGAAATAATGTGTGAGGGGATGAGGGGGAGCACACAGAGTCGGTATGGACGACGGGTTGATGTGCCTTCGGGGAGAAGGTGGGCGACGGCTGCATTTTtagcccacaaaaaatgaggtTCTCCTCGGGTAGGTTTGTCAGTTTGCGAGGGTGCCTATCATGCTCAAATTTGAGTACGGAGTAGCTCTTTTGAGGAGTTAGGGCATCTCTAGCATATCCCCTCAAAGCTATATTTTAAGACAAAATCTGTGTTTTAGGGAGTTAAGTACTAGCTAGCAAAACCTCTAAAGTATATAATCCCTATAAGAATAGCTTTTGTACCCCTGAAACTATCATTCACTTGCCTATATTTAGTCCAAAGACAGACATTCTCAAGAAAAATAAAGACAATCTCATACGTGGCGGACCGATCGTCGCACCGGACGATTGCGCATGGTTGCCCTATAAAGTCACCGTCGCCATCCCAAACCCTAGCCCACTCTGACACCCTTCTATTTTCCCGGCGTTGCCCCCAAATCGGCCTCTCCCACCACCGATTAGGCCCACCGCAGCCCGGACAACGGCCAAATCTTGCACGCCCTTCTCCCCTACCCTCTACCTCCCTCGGGATGTTGCCGCATCCGCGCTCACCCAGTCAACCCCTCCTTTGCCACCCCGTCACTGCCTCTTGCCATCTTCTTCGACTCCGGCGGCGTGTCCTCTGTGATTCGCGCCATCTGCAGTGACACAATTGCTGCACCGGCCATAAAAAATCTAACGGCGTTCGATGTCCTCTATGAGGGAAGTAAACAACTGAGATCTGGCACAAGGACTTTGGCCACCGGTATCTCAAAACTTTCGACACGATTGAGAGGTGGCGCGCGACTACGACACCATCGATGTTCGCTTCTTTAGGACGCGGGCGACGTCGCCTGTGTTGAAGCTCGTGCCATGACAATTGGGGCAATCGTCGAGTGGAAGAGTCGGAGGACATGGTGACGGAGGAGTACTATATGAAGCTGAGTGCATCGACCGCGAGTATACGGCGAAGCTGGTCAAAATAGTGTACTGGCAGATTTGCTGCTCAGCTCTTGCATGAGTAGACTTTTGCGTCGTAACGTGGTTCAATCATTAATGCAAGCAGAAGCTTTAGCAAACCAAGCTGGAATAGCTCAGTTGGCTAGAGCGTGTGGCTGTTAACCACAAGGTCGGAGGTTCGAGCCCTCCTTCTAGCGATACATTTTTTCGAGCCCTCCTTCTAGCGATACATTTTTTCCGTTGTCTTCATGTTCGTTTCTTCCAAAATTCAACAGCCTCGTGTCTGAATTAcctattctgtttttatcatcgtTCTCCTCACCATGTGCATGTGCATATATACATTCTCCTTAAAACATGGTTCCAGCTACTTGTGTCCAGATGACATCCGATTGCTCATTATCTTCATGGTTTTCATCGCCATGTGCTTGTGCACATATACACATTCGAGCTCATACAAACAGACGCGCAAATGGACAAGTGAACACGAAAACATAATATTCCACAAACTGAATTGCATAGAGAAATCCAGTGTTTGTTTATCTTGAAACAAACACCGGGAAAAAGTGTACAAGATTCCTTCCTTCGAAGACACGACACAACACTACAGCACCAGCACGCAGGACAGCCAGTAGGCTTCCACTCCCGAGCAAGCTTCTTCCTCGATCAATCACAGCCAGGGATCTCACTCACTTCAAACCCACATGCACACACGGTACAGCTCGCCCATGTGCCGCAGCAGCCACGGAGCCGCCCACTAAGAGCACACAATTAAGAACTTCTTGATGAGCTCCTGCAAAAAACACAGCATAGCAACATGAGGGACAGACGAGCAAATCACTGCCATTAACAGGAGCAGTTGGGAGCACGGTGTAATGTGTCCAATTAACTAGTATTAACTGGTGCAGATGCACTATACTAATTAAGCAAAGCTTGATGTAAAAGTGTGGAGAGCATTACCACGGAGGACAGGGAAGTGGAGAGGCTCTTCCTCCTGACATCGGCCGAGAACCCCTGCCCGCCGCCCAGCTTGCGGCTCAGCATCATGAGCTCCTCCAGCGTGAACGCGCTCCTCAGAGGGCTCCGCCGGTCGGCGGCCAGTTCATGGTCATCGTCATTGGCCACCTCCCAGCTCCGCTCCGACGGCGCCCGGGGGAACTGGGACTCCCTGGCCGAAGTGTTCCCGCTGGAGTTGCTGTAGTCCTCCGACTCCGAGAACGAGTACCAGGCGCCATGGCCATGGCGGCTCGACCCGTCCGCGAACTCCATGGCACCGGTGGACGCCTTGCTGTCGTCGGGGAACCCGAACGCCTCCAGGTCGAACCCCATCGTGTACTCCTCGTCATCGTCGACCACAAAAGGGTTCAGTGAGTAAGGAGACACCGAAAAGCCGGCATTGTGACCGGGCGGCGCATGAAGGCGTGACATGTCTTGCAGGGGCTTCCCGGGCTTCTCCTCCCACTGGAACGGCACGCTGACGACAAGCTTGACCGGTGATGGGCATGAGAAGACCGTGGGCGCCGGCTTGGAGATCGCCCAGTCCCTCTTCGGCGCGCCGGGCTTCACCTCCCACAGAAATGGCACCGAAATCTGCTGCTTGGCGCGCTCCCTCGGGTTGAATTCAGGCAGCTCAAACTCCTCGGCCATTTGGAATGTGTTGGTTGGGAATGAAGCTGCTTGGATTGTTGTAGATCCTGCATGTGATGATGGTATATGTAGGAGATGATATTGTGGGTTAGATGAGCTGCCCCTGCATCAAAAATGTTTGGTCAACTGTTCCCTTTGCTGAACCTGCAGCTACAAGCTTGATAGTTGATGCAACATTAGACAGTAACAACTCCTCTTTGGCTCACACAAATAAAGGAGTGTTTAGGTCTGACCATGAAGATAAAAGGTTCCCATTTCCCAATCAGAGCGGTCGCTCTTGCATTGgcactttgcattcatgcatagaTAAAAGGAGGATATCTACTTGGTACAAAATTAGTAAGAGGAGATCCTGAGGAATTAGTAATTCGACCAAAATAGCCATTTATTCAGCAAACAGATCTTATAAAAAACTATAGATAATGAGCAGACAAATCTAAATACATTTACAAAAGGACTGGGACCACAATAAAGAATTAAAGAAGAAATGTTATCTTCATAtgttaaaaaaaatcagaaaacccTTTTCCTGTTTTAACACCCTATTCTGCTACTATGTTCCAGATAGCAGAACATCAAGAATTAGTTCTAACAGATTCCAAGAACTGCACCACCTCCGCCATGCTTGGTCGGCTTGATGGTGTGTTGGAAGTGCATACCAGGCCTAGTTTGAGCACTTGGACCAACTCAGCTTCAATGAATCCTCTCAGGCTCCGATCAAAGCAGTCCGATTTAGTACCATCCTCCAGTACCTCTCTGACATAGTCGCGCAAAACCACATGTATAGCAGCCCCAGGGCTCTCCACTGGCTTCCGCCCTGTCACAATCTCAAGCAACACCACCCCGAAGCTAAATACGTCGCTCTTATCGCTGTATCTCAAGCTCGGGGATGCTAGCTCCGGGGCAATGTACCCGATGGCAGCATAAGATCTGCTCACTTCAAAGCTGCCTAGAATAGGCAACAGCTTTCTAAATCCATAGTCAGACAGCTtggcttcatattcttcatctatCATTATGTTTGAAGACTTGATGTTGAGATGCAAGACTTGCGGTCGGCAGTCATGGTGAAGGTATGCAAGTGCACGCGCTGTTCCAAGTGCAATCTTGAACCTCCTATCCCAGGAGAGCTCACCTCCGCTGCTACTTCTGGAAAACGCACGACGACGGTTCCCATGGAGGTGGTCATACAAGCTCCCTTTGGTCACAAACTCCGAAAGGATCAACTGCATCGAGGACGACCAGTAGTAACCCTGGAATGTGACCAGATTGGGGTGGTTGAGGTTACCGAGCTGCCCCATCTCATGCTCAAACTCATCCTGGTTTGTCACACTTCCGAGTGTCTCCAGTTTCTTCACGGCAATGGACAACCCATTCTCAAAGGTGGCCTTGTACACCGTGCCAACTGACCCTCCACCAACAAGGCAGTCTTTGTCAACCAATGCCTTAGTTCCTTCCTCCCAATCTTCATACCTTGAAGGCAAGCTCTTGGTGAAGAGCACCAACTTTCCAATGATGGCATTCTGACCTGGGGAGCCGACCGATATGCTCTCGGAGACCAGCACCTCTtcgtcctccttcccttcctgctCCTCCTTACTCCTCCTTGTATAGGCCTTAATGTTCATAGCGCAAACAATGCAGACCCCCATAAGTATAAGCGCTGCAGCGACAATGACGATTATGATAGCGACAGACAATCGTCTTGCTCGCTGTCCACCGCACAGATTCAATGGCGATCCACATAGTAATGGGTTTCCCATGAAGGCTGTGCGGCCGAAATTCTGCAAGACCGGAGCTGAAGGTATTGTGCCGGAGAGACCGTTGAAGGACACATTGAAATGTGTCAGCTTAGAGAGGTTCCCAAGTTCTGAGGGGATTGCTCCAGTTAGTCCATTCTCCGAGAGGTCTAGCAGATCAAGGTTGGTAAGCTGAGCAAGCGACACCGGAATGCCCCCGCCAAGTTGGTTCTTGTGAAGATCAAGCATCCTGAGGTAAGTCAGGTTGTTAAGCGTGTCTGGTATCACTCCTTGCAATTTGTTGCCAGACAAATTCCTGCAATTTTTCAGTTCAGTTAGCCATACATCAAAGCATTTGACGAATTGGATGAAATTGAGCACTGAACGAACACTCACAGCTCaagcaggaactggcatttgctgaGGGACACCGGAATGTCTCCGGTGAGCATAAGGCCGGCAAGGTCGAGTGTGACGAGCATCTCAATTCCTCCAAGCTCGGCAGGAATTGAACCGGTAATGCCTGTGTTGCCAGCGATCCTGAGCACGGAAAGCGACCGCAGTGTCCCGATCACTGGCGGTATGTCTCCGGCAAGAGCATTGGCCCCCAAATCCAACACCCTCAGGTTGCGGCAATTCACCACGCTCTCCGGAACCGCGCCGTCGAGCCGGTTGCCAGACGCGTCGAAGTACAAAAACTTGCTGCCGCAGGTCGCAATGTTGGGGATTTCGCCGTCGAAGGCATTGGAGGAGACGTTGAAGTAGGTGATGTTGGCGAGGCCCAGGAGGCCGAACGGCGCGGCACCGGAGAACCGGTTGCTCCCAACGTCGAACAGGTCGATGCTGCGGCAGGCGTCGAGCTTGCCGTCGATGCCGCCGGAGAGCTCGTTGCTCCGGACGGAGATGTAGTTCATCTCCGGCGGCGCGCAGAGGCTGTCGGGGAGCTCGCCGGAGAGGCGGTTGTAGGAGAGGTCGAAGCCGGCAAGGCGGGAGCAGTTGGCGATGCCAGGCGGGACGGCGCCCCGGAGCGCGTTGTGCGCGAGCGAGACGTAGCGGAGGCGGGGGCAGGGGTCGAAGAGCCCCGGCGGGATCTCGCCGTCGAAGGCGTTGTAGGAGAGGTCGAGCAGGCGGAGCCAGGGGAAGGCGCCGAGGAAGCCCGGGATCTCGCCCGACAGCGCGTTGCGGCTGAGGTTGAGCTTGCGCAGCGTGGGCGCCAGGGCCGCGTAGCCCGCGGGGATCCCGCCGGAGAGCGCGTTCCCGAAGAGCGAGACGGACTCGAGGGCCGGGAGGCGCGCCAGCGACGGGGCGAGGGTGCCCGCCAGGCCGGCGCCGTGGAGGCGCAGCCGCTGCACGGCGCCCGTGGCCGGGTCGCAGGACACCCCCGCGTAGTCCGCGCACGGGTCGCCCGAGGGCGCCCAGGACGCGAGCGCGCCGTCCGGGTCCGCGGTGATGGCGGACTTGAAGTCCAGCAGGATCCGCcgctccgccgccgtcgccgcctccacCAGCGCGGCCCAATGCAGCACCAGCAGCACGACGACCAGCGGCGGCAGGGATCGGCCGGCGGGGGTCATGGCGAGAGCAGCCGCGGCGGCACGGCGCGCATTACCTCCGTCTCCGTGCGAGGATCGGCTCCGGTGGACAGTGGGAGTGATGAGCTCTAAGTATAGTCCAAAGaaagaaagagagggagggagggggggttAACCGGTGAGTAGGTGGCGGTGGGTGGCGCGCGTTAATGCGTGCGTGGGTGCGGGTGCCACGGCGAGCCAACCGCCACTTCCTTGGCTAGTACAGTACTTGGCGATGGCTTGAGACGATTGACGTCGGTCGGGTTGGTCCGGCGCGCCGGGAGCCCGGGACGGTACGCGGGGACAGGGAAAATGCTGAAATCTAGGCGGAACGGAAAAACTGCTTTCTTTCCGGGGTGGGGGTGGAGGTGGGAGAGGTCAAACCTCCAGGTCTAGGGTCGGGGGAGGTGGGAGACGATGATGGGGGAGATCGGGTTGAGGAAGGGGCGGCGTGGTGCGCGTGTGGCCCAGACCATTGTTGATCGAGGCGCGGCTGCAAAGGCAAAGCGCAGCGGCAGGTTTGGGTGGGGGTGGATCGTCGCTGGCTGCGTATGGGCGGCAGAGGGAGCAGGGCAGATAGATAGGTGGTGGGTGTTGTGGGGAATCTCCTCCGGCTCGCTGGCGATCGGCGGCACGCGGGCTCCGTCGCTGTCCGGAGCGCTGTTCCCcactcttttcttctccttccttccttccttcgctGGTTGGTTGGAGCACAGCACGGCACGGCACGGCGGACGCGACGTTGCTCCGTCGTCAAGCATGCAGTATGTATGTATGCAGACAGGACAGCCACGGCAGGAGTGGGCGCGGTAGTACATTGCACATTACATACGCCGTGCGTGTACGTGCTGGTACATGCTGCGGTATGATGATTAGGTGGTCTTGTCTGGTGGTGGTGCACAAAATTTATGTTACAATCTTTTGTGCTAACAAAATCCAAAAATAACCTTGttttcaaacaaacaaaaaaactcTACCGTTTAGGTTACATGCAAAATTTCACGGTTCCTAGCGTCTAACACGTGGTCCGCACGATCGGCTAACCCGTTATCTAGTTGACGTGGTAAGGGGCCAGACATGAGGCACCCTCACGTCTGCTCCTGGTAAAAGCATCTTTAACAGACTCCGTATAATGTCCCGACCCGCAAAATAATCGTTAAAATACGGGTCGGGCGAAAAATGATGTCCGACCAGACACCGCAAACGTGCTCGGTCCGTAATTTTTTTGTGGGGCGCGGCAGAATGCCCACCCCAACCCGCAAAAATGCAGGTCCCCCCCCCCCGACCACGTCGGTGCCCTGTATATATCTAGAGTGGTTGGTTGgtgggacatttcagcccgcacTTTCCCCACACCCATCGCCGCCGGGCGCCGCCTTCGATTCCGGCCATACCAGCCGTCGAGATCACGCCAACAGGCCGCCACACGCCCTAGATCGACCTCCACCAGTCCCTCGTGCCTCGACTGGCCGGAAAGCTGCAGATCGGCGGCGGTTTTGTCGCGGCCACCGGCGGCTGCGCCAAAGCCATGGATTGGTTGAGGGATACCCGCACAGCCCCGGCAAAGCGCCAGCGCCGCATGCAGGTAGTGGTTCATCCTCTAGTCGTCGTGGGTTTGCCGGCAAGGACTCTTTCGCCCGTCGCCTGGGCTCGGTGGTGCGTAGCGGCtcgtcggcttgccgatgccACTCATACAATGCGACGACTGCATAGAGACAGTGTTGCGGCTCACATCTAGCACGCGGCAGCACCTCGGATGggtattcttcaaatgcaatgacgACGGGGTATGCTTTTCTTTTTGTTCGACTTTGTCATTTATTTGGTTAAATTTTGATAGCTTATTGAGGTGTTCATGTGTATAGGAAGGTGTATGCTTATTTTGGTATTgggaagaagaatacatcgattATTGATAGGAAGAAACTTAATAAATGTATGTGCACTGCTTAATATAATTGAAGCTAATGATGCAGCTGCATGTGCAATTAGAAAAAAAAAGGACCCAACTTGTAGTTCTTTAGAATCAAAGCCCAAGAATGAAGAATGTAAGATGAATAATCCCAGGTCAACAACGAATGCACGGCGAAGATGTTCATCCCAACTAGTGAAAGCAGTTATGAAAGTTGAATATCTTCTAAAATGTTTAattgtggttcttgttttctttgatctTGATGTTTTAGCAAAGATTTAATGAATTGTGATGTATTCAATGcttttaaaaaaataaagaagcaaataAATGTGTTTTCATGCTTAAAATTGAAA includes:
- the LOC123449808 gene encoding probable LRR receptor-like serine/threonine-protein kinase At1g12460, yielding MTPAGRSLPPLVVVLLVLHWAALVEAATAAERRILLDFKSAITADPDGALASWAPSGDPCADYAGVSCDPATGAVQRLRLHGAGLAGTLAPSLARLPALESVSLFGNALSGGIPAGYAALAPTLRKLNLSRNALSGEIPGFLGAFPWLRLLDLSYNAFDGEIPPGLFDPCPRLRYVSLAHNALRGAVPPGIANCSRLAGFDLSYNRLSGELPDSLCAPPEMNYISVRSNELSGGIDGKLDACRSIDLFDVGSNRFSGAAPFGLLGLANITYFNVSSNAFDGEIPNIATCGSKFLYFDASGNRLDGAVPESVVNCRNLRVLDLGANALAGDIPPVIGTLRSLSVLRIAGNTGITGSIPAELGGIEMLVTLDLAGLMLTGDIPVSLSKCQFLLELNLSGNKLQGVIPDTLNNLTYLRMLDLHKNQLGGGIPVSLAQLTNLDLLDLSENGLTGAIPSELGNLSKLTHFNVSFNGLSGTIPSAPVLQNFGRTAFMGNPLLCGSPLNLCGGQRARRLSVAIIIVIVAAALILMGVCIVCAMNIKAYTRRSKEEQEGKEDEEVLVSESISVGSPGQNAIIGKLVLFTKSLPSRYEDWEEGTKALVDKDCLVGGGSVGTVYKATFENGLSIAVKKLETLGSVTNQDEFEHEMGQLGNLNHPNLVTFQGYYWSSSMQLILSEFVTKGSLYDHLHGNRRRAFSRSSSGGELSWDRRFKIALGTARALAYLHHDCRPQVLHLNIKSSNIMIDEEYEAKLSDYGFRKLLPILGSFEVSRSYAAIGYIAPELASPSLRYSDKSDVFSFGVVLLEIVTGRKPVESPGAAIHVVLRDYVREVLEDGTKSDCFDRSLRGFIEAELVQVLKLGLVCTSNTPSSRPSMAEVVQFLESVRTNS
- the LOC123449809 gene encoding uncharacterized protein LOC123449809, with amino-acid sequence MAEEFELPEFNPRERAKQQISVPFLWEVKPGAPKRDWAISKPAPTVFSCPSPVKLVVSVPFQWEEKPGKPLQDMSRLHAPPGHNAGFSVSPYSLNPFVVDDDEEYTMGFDLEAFGFPDDSKASTGAMEFADGSSRHGHGAWYSFSESEDYSNSSGNTSARESQFPRAPSERSWEVANDDDHELAADRRSPLRSAFTLEELMMLSRKLGGGQGFSADVRRKSLSTSLSSVELIKKFLIVCS